AAAAGTTCATGATCCACAAACGTACGCCTTGATATTCGATACTATCAAACGTTGGCGAAGCGAAGATATTGTGACTATCATTAAGGATATTATCCTTATGAATAATACCTATAATCGGGCATTGTCCTTACAAGATAAAACAAACGTCGACTTTCTTCTTGATAAAGCATCCCATTATCAAGATACTGCGACCCCAACCTTGCTTGGGTTTATACGGTTTGTGCGTGAGTTCAAAGATGAGACGAGCAGTGAGGCATCACCGCTTAATAACGAAGCCGATGTCGTGACTTCGATGACCATCCATCAATCCAAAGGACTTCAATTTCCGATTGTCTTCTTATGGGGGATGGGAGGGCATACGGTTCGTGATCATGCTTCTACACTCCTAACCGACGACCGTCTTGGAATTGCTTTGAACCATATTGAAATGCCATATCGCATTCAACAAAAGAACATATTGCGTTCAATTGTGGAATACAAACAAGACCATGAAGAATTGGAAGAAAGTTTACGTTTGCTTTATGTTGCCTTAACGCGGCCTCAAAAACACCTCATTATGGTCGATGTTGTCAAAGAGTTTCGTCGTGAAACACTCACACCAACCTATCTCTTTAACCATCGCAGAAAGGCTGAGCTTCTCTATGCAGCCAGTCCCAACACAACAAACCTCACCATTATTAATGCCGAAGATATTCCAAATGAATCGCTAGACGCGAAAATATCCACACTGTCAAACGAAATGTTTGCGTTAAAATTCGACACTACCGAAACCACATACAGTGCGGTTTCCAATAAGCCACTACAGTTGCATCAGTTTTCTCAAGAAGGAATGGCCTTCGGAACCATCTTGCACGAGGCCGTTGAAACACTGCCACACCGCGTGTGGACTGATGAAGACCTTTCAGATTTTGCCCCTGTATTTAGAAAACGATTGCTTGCATACAACCAAAATCCATTTACACAGAGTCTCTACGCATTCCCAACTATTGAACATGAAATGCCATTTATTGATAGTGCAGGTGAGGGAATCATTGACTTTTATGCACTCAATTCAAGCGAAGTGGTGATTGTCGACTTTAAAAGCGACAACGCTACAGCTGAAGAATTAGTCAGTCGCTACCGCGATCAGATTGAAGGATATGTCGCTGTGATGACTAAACAATATCCAAATCTGAAAACACGTTCCTACATTTATAGTTTCAACAGCAATTCTTACATTCAAATTACATCGTAAAAAGAACAAGCCTCTCATAGAAGCTTGTTCTTTCTTATAATCCTTTGCCTTGTTGTGAATTCACAAGCATTTCGACCATATGCTTGATGTTTCCTTGTCCTGCAAACTTTGTATTATCGGCAAAGTCTTGATCCGCTATTGTTATCCAATGAAGCGGATGTTTTTCAGGAACCAAGTCTACTGCATGTTTCAGTGTTCCAAAGAAAACTTGAAGTTCAATACCATCACGGTGATATTGTGTTGTAAATAACGCTGTAAGTTCGATGTCTGCCGATGAAATTCCCGACTCTTCAAAAAGCTCACGGTAGGCAGACTCTGTATTGCTCTCATTGTTTTCTTTTTTTCCACCAAGAAAATTGTACAAACCTTTATAAGGGTCTTTAGTACGGTAGCACATAAGTACTTCTGTTTCCGAGGGATTGAAAACAATAACGATATTAACAACTTTCAATGAATTAGTCATTAAAGAGATCGAAAAGTGTACTTACAGGCGTATGATTTTGAATGGCCTCTATCGCCTTCGCTAACATATAACCAACTGATATTTGTTTGATTTTTTCAACACTACGCGCTGCATCATGAAGGGGAATTGTGTTTGTAGTCAATAATTCTTTAATTTGTGACTTCGCAATACGTTCAACAGCGGGTCCTGAAAGAA
The window above is part of the Erysipelothrix sp. HDW6C genome. Proteins encoded here:
- a CDS encoding NUDIX domain-containing protein — its product is MTNSLKVVNIVIVFNPSETEVLMCYRTKDPYKGLYNFLGGKKENNESNTESAYRELFEESGISSADIELTALFTTQYHRDGIELQVFFGTLKHAVDLVPEKHPLHWITIADQDFADNTKFAGQGNIKHMVEMLVNSQQGKGL